CAAGTACGAAGGGAACCCCAAGGGTGGCCAGGAACCCGAAGGCATCGATTCCGTTGTCGATCATCAAGAAGCCAATAATTTGGCCGACCGCACGGCGCCGCATAAGCAGCACCTGCATGCCGAGGAAGATGAGAGCTAGGCCGATAAAGCTGGATTGGGCAAGGGTGGTATGCGTTGCACGGGTGAGGGGGAGGAACACGAGGTAGGCGATCACGCTGAGAATGCCGGAGAGGAGAAAGGAGCTGGTGGTATTGCGAACTTTGGTTGGATCGGCCTCAGGAGGAAGGCGCTTGACGGTGCGCATCAACAGCCCCGGTAGCAAGATGCCCCGAATCCCAAGTTCGAGAGCTCCTGCAACGGCGAGCGCAACGGAGTGCGCTTCGATGGCGAGTAACCCTGGCAGGAGGCCGAGCACGACCCCTTGAACGCGGAGGATCGAGACCTGGGCGCGAAGATCTTGAAAAGCGGCGATAAGGATACCGGCCAGCAGGAGTAGCGCTGGGCAGAGTTCGATCAGAATGGTCATCGTCCACCTGCAAAGAATGAGAGCATGATCGAGAGAAAAGCCAGGACGAATGATCCTGAGAGTAGCTCGGGAACTCGCCCGAGCCGGATCTTGGCGAGGGCCGTCTCGGCTAGGGCGATAAGCGCTGCGAGGACCAACACCTTGATGATGAGCGCGACTATGGAGACCAGCAGCGTATTGAAGTCGGTCAGGTGATCAACGATCCCGATCGGAAAAAATAGATTAGCGACAAGGCCGAGCAGGAGCGAAAGACGGATAGCAGAGGCCCATTCTACGACCGCCAGTCGAGGTCCGGAGTACTCGAGCAGCATCGCTTCGTGGATCATGGTGAGTTCGAGGTGCGTCGTCGGATTGTCAATGGGAAGTCGTTTCGTCTCTGCGATCACCACCACGACAAAGGCACCGAGCGCTAGCAGGTCGGCAGGTGCGAAGAGGTGACCTGGATTCGAGAGCGCGTTACGACAGATGAGATCGAGTGAGCTGCTTTGAGCAGGAATAGACAGCGCGAAAATGGCAACGAGCAACGTTGGTTCGACCAGGGATGATACGGTGAGTTCGCGAGAGGCGCCCATGCCTCCAAAAGAGGTTCCCAGGTCGAGGCCGGCGAGTGCTATGGCGATATTGCCGAGGAAGAGGAGCCCGACGACGACGAAGAGATCGGACGATGAGCCAAGGCCGTCAGAGGTGGCGATGAAGGGTCCTACCGCTGCGATGGTGAGGCTGGTCCCAAGGAGGAGATAGGGAGCAAAACGGAAAATAGCACTCGCCCCGACGGGCTCGATCGTCTCTTTGTTCCAAAGCTGGTGAAAGTGTCGGAACGGTTGGAGGAGAGGGGCCCCTCGGCGTCCCTCAAGCAGGGCATGGATCTTGCGGATCACACCGATGGTGACGGGACCCAGCAGGAGAAAAAGGATGATTTGGAGTAGGACAATCATCTAGCAACCAGCAAGATGATCAGGAATCCAATGGCACCATAGAGCACGTAGAGGCGCATGTTACCGGGATGTGCACGGCGCATGAGTCGTGCGGCTTGGCCCATGCTTTGGGTCACGAATCGATGAAGGGTTGAGGCGACAATATCCGCCCGTGAACGTTCGTAGCTGACGGTAGCAACGATGAGGCGATCGGGATCTGCGTGATCGGCGGCGGTGCGTTCTTGGAGTCGAAGGGCACTCGCGAAGATCGACTCAAGGGGTTGGGCGAATGAGGTGGAGTTGTACTGCATCCGGATGCGAGGCTCTCCTCCACCCCCGTTCCAAAGATCAGCGGTGATCACCCTCCCATTGGATCGTATCCGACCTTCGACGAGGATGCCCACGGCGATGGTGAAGCAGGCAACTTCGACGAGGATCGCGAGGGGAGAGATGCCTCCCCTGAGCGGTGCGAGGGTCACAAAGAGTCCGATGTGGGTCGGCACTCCCTGGGGCAGCAGCTGCATGGCGACGCGTTGATAGAGCGGGTCCACGAGGTTGGGAAGGGTCCCAAAGACGAGGTTCGCGCTTATGAGCAAGGAGATGACGGTGGTGTCGAGCACAACCGCCACTCGCCTTCGCTGTATCGTGTTCACCTGGGGTGTCCGTTGCCTGGAGAGAACGCCGATGCCAAATGACTTGGTCATTGCCGCCACCTTCAAGCCAACGGTCAGGGCGAGGAGGGCGAGTGCAATCGGCATGACCACACGTAGAAGGATTGGTGCGGTTGGCGGCGTGTGGATGAGTGCTTGCAGGAGGAGCCACTCGCCGATGAAACCAGCTCCAAGGGGAAGACCGGTGGCACCGAGACTGGCAACCCCAAAACCAGTACTGGCGAGTGGTGAGCGATGAATCATCGCACCCATATGGTCGATATCGCGTGTTCCGGCATCGTCGATGAGTCGTCCGGAGGAGATAAAGGCGAGTGACTTGAAGAGAGCGTGTCCGATCAGATGAAGAATCGCGGCTGCCATGGCGAGTTCTGCCAGGACGACAAAGTGCGTCGCCCGGAGGAGTTCGTAGGCTCCCAGTGCGGTGATAATGATACCGAGGTTCTCACTCGTCGAGAAGGCGAGGAGTCGCTTGATGTCGGAGGAGACAAGGGCATGGAGTGCTCCATAGGTTGCACTTGCGAGCCCGATGATCATCATCAGTATCCCCCACCAGCTCTGACCAGGAGTGATGAGGTCGATGCGGATGATGCCGTAGATGCCGAGATTGACCATGCTCGCGCTCATCAAGGTCGAGACCGGAGTCGGCGCTGCAGGATGGGCGAGAGGGAGCCAGGAGTTCAGCGGGAGGAGTCCCGCCTTGGAGGCGAAACCCAACAGACTGAGGATGAAGACAAGGTTCGAGAGCGGCAGAAGCTGTGCGGTGGGGCCATCCAAAAAGGCGGAGGTGGAGTTGACGCTCAGTGTCGCTGTCGCGGCCAGGATGAGGGCGAAGCCAACTTGGGTGTAGGCGATATAGTAGAGGCCAGCCACTCGAGTGGTGGAGTCGCTGTAGTGCGCCAGGACGAGTGCGGCTGAGGTGAGTGCCATCGTCTCCCAAAAGAACCAGAAATCGAAGTAGGTCGCTGCCATGGGGACCAACAACATCGCGGCGAGGAAGGTCGGCATCAGTACCAGGGTCAGTCGTGGCACCTGATGCCGTGAGAAGTAGGTGCCCATATAAGCGGCGACGGCGATCGCGACGAACGATGTGAGCAGATCAAAGAGAGCTGACAGCGCACCTAACCTGAGATGAAGGCCAGCGATTGGCAGCAACTCCGTCGTGTTGAGAACAAAAATGTGTCCCATGAGGCTTGCGACGGAGAGGAGTCCCCCGGCGAGCGCTACCGCGAGGGTGATCGCCGAGCAGCCGACCAGCCACCAGCGATACGATCGTGGTCTTGGGTCGGTCATCTCCCACTCAGTTCTCGCAATGCTGCGACGATGGTAGCTGGATCAGGCGGACAGCCGGGAACCTTTAGATCGATAGGGACGAGATCGGCTGGGCTTCCCTCGACGGCGTAGCTAGCGAGGAAGGGACCCCCGTCGATGGCACAGTCCCCGATGGCGATGAGACGTTTAGGGGCAGGGACGGCCGCGATGGTTTGATGGAGGGGACCCACCAGGTTCTTGGTGACAACTCCCGTAATGAGAACACCATCGCAGTGACGTGGCGAGGCCGCCATGGAGATGCCGTACTGTTCGATGTCATAGATCGACGAGAAGCAGGCGTTGATCTCGAGTTCACAACCGTTGCAGGACCCCACATCGAGGTGGCGCAGATGCACGGAGCCAGAAGGGAACGATAGCTGTTCCGAGGCCTGCTCTGCGGGGGGCTCAGTCTCGCTGACCCTTCCCGCGTGGATGATGGTGCGAAGGAGTTGTTTGAGCATTGGAGAGCTACGAGTTATGGGGTTGTGCGACGTTATTTGGGCGATTTGGTAGTGGGTACGAGGCTTGGAGATCGATCAGGAGATCGCTGCGCTGGGCAAGAACGTCGATCAGAATACGCCTGGCAACGGCGAGCAGCTCGATGAGCTCTGGGAACGCGAGTGAATAGACGATGTATTTCTCGTTCCGCTCAGAGCTGATGAGCCCTGCACGTTTGAGCACGTTGAGCTGTTGTGAGAGGTGGGGTGCATTCGCCCCAATCTGGGCATTGAGATCACTGACGCTCAGTGGTCCCCCCGAGAGCAACTCCAAGACTCTGATGCGGATGGGATGGCCCATCGCCTTGAAAAACTCCGCTTTGAGCTCGTAGAGAGGTGTCGCACCCGCCGTCGCAGGTGCTAGAGAGGTTCGTTCCATGGTGGAGATCTTACCGCCAGGAATGCTTAATACTATCATAAATTGCGAAATTGCGAAATAATGCATGTGACTACCGCTAGCGGTGGAGTCTCATGTTCTGCTACGCGTCCATAGCGTTGCCCTACCTATCCAGCCTGGCGGCGTGGGATCGCCCTTGCGTGGTGATGGTGGGTGAGTGCGGCCGAGCAACTGGAGCACGACATCTGCTCGTACGAAGAGGTTCTTCGGAGTGGGGCAGCGATGCCTGTTGGAGCGTGCAGCTGGAGCAACCATCGATTGGGCTCGCGCGCTTTGCATGTTGCGATCTCGGTAGACTGGTTGAGGTGGTCAACGTCTCCGGAACGAGTCCCAGCGCGTGCCAAGCGCATGTGGTCTTGGGAACCAGTCGGATGCTCAGATGCCGATCCTGGGGAGCTGGTAGGAGTCCGTCTACCGATTCCTGTTCGGTCGGTCATCGTTGTCGAGGATCGTAAACAGGTGACACAAGCACACGATCATCACGCCTTCACCGCAACGGCCGGTAGCCGTAATCGGGGTCGGCTCAAGTTCGTACTTGGTATCAGCCTGACGGTACTGGCCGCCGAGGTCGTCGGTGGGCTGTTGGGCCATTCACTCGCTCTCCTCGCTGATGCTGGCCATGTGGCGACGGATGTCGCTGGCATTGGTCTCTCACTCCTCGGTATCTGGTTTGGTCGTCGACCTTCGAATGATGCGCGAACTTTTGGCTATCAACGAGCGGAAATATTCGCGGCCGTGATCAATGCGGTCTTGCTCTTCGGAGTCGGGATTTTCATTATCGTCGAGGCGATCGTGCGTCTGATCCACCCAGAGGTGGCGTCTGCGGGTATCATGACCATCTTTGGTGTGGTAGCACTGGTCGGCAATGGGATGAGTTTGGTGATCCTGCGTCCCGGCCAAGGAGAAAGTTTGAATATACGGGGGGCCTTTCTCGAGACCCTCTCTGACCTGCTTGGAGCTATTGCGGTGTTGATCGCGGCGGCCCTGATCGCAGCGACCGGGTTTGAACGAGCTGACGCGCTTGCCTCGCTCCTGATCGGGATACTCATTTTGCCGAGAACGATGAAGTTGTTGCGTGAAACGGTGGATGTGCTCTTGGAGGCGACACCAAAAGATATCAACATGGCTG
Above is a window of Ferrimicrobium sp. DNA encoding:
- a CDS encoding NADH-quinone oxidoreductase subunit H; the protein is MIVLLQIILFLLLGPVTIGVIRKIHALLEGRRGAPLLQPFRHFHQLWNKETIEPVGASAIFRFAPYLLLGTSLTIAAVGPFIATSDGLGSSSDLFVVVGLLFLGNIAIALAGLDLGTSFGGMGASRELTVSSLVEPTLLVAIFALSIPAQSSSLDLICRNALSNPGHLFAPADLLALGAFVVVVIAETKRLPIDNPTTHLELTMIHEAMLLEYSGPRLAVVEWASAIRLSLLLGLVANLFFPIGIVDHLTDFNTLLVSIVALIIKVLVLAALIALAETALAKIRLGRVPELLSGSFVLAFLSIMLSFFAGGR
- a CDS encoding proton-conducting transporter membrane subunit, whose protein sequence is MTDPRPRSYRWWLVGCSAITLAVALAGGLLSVASLMGHIFVLNTTELLPIAGLHLRLGALSALFDLLTSFVAIAVAAYMGTYFSRHQVPRLTLVLMPTFLAAMLLVPMAATYFDFWFFWETMALTSAALVLAHYSDSTTRVAGLYYIAYTQVGFALILAATATLSVNSTSAFLDGPTAQLLPLSNLVFILSLLGFASKAGLLPLNSWLPLAHPAAPTPVSTLMSASMVNLGIYGIIRIDLITPGQSWWGILMMIIGLASATYGALHALVSSDIKRLLAFSTSENLGIIITALGAYELLRATHFVVLAELAMAAAILHLIGHALFKSLAFISSGRLIDDAGTRDIDHMGAMIHRSPLASTGFGVASLGATGLPLGAGFIGEWLLLQALIHTPPTAPILLRVVMPIALALLALTVGLKVAAMTKSFGIGVLSRQRTPQVNTIQRRRVAVVLDTTVISLLISANLVFGTLPNLVDPLYQRVAMQLLPQGVPTHIGLFVTLAPLRGGISPLAILVEVACFTIAVGILVEGRIRSNGRVITADLWNGGGGEPRIRMQYNSTSFAQPLESIFASALRLQERTAADHADPDRLIVATVSYERSRADIVASTLHRFVTQSMGQAARLMRRAHPGNMRLYVLYGAIGFLIILLVAR
- a CDS encoding metalloregulator ArsR/SmtB family transcription factor codes for the protein MERTSLAPATAGATPLYELKAEFFKAMGHPIRIRVLELLSGGPLSVSDLNAQIGANAPHLSQQLNVLKRAGLISSERNEKYIVYSLAFPELIELLAVARRILIDVLAQRSDLLIDLQASYPLPNRPNNVAQPHNS
- a CDS encoding cation diffusion facilitator family transporter, producing the protein MTQAHDHHAFTATAGSRNRGRLKFVLGISLTVLAAEVVGGLLGHSLALLADAGHVATDVAGIGLSLLGIWFGRRPSNDARTFGYQRAEIFAAVINAVLLFGVGIFIIVEAIVRLIHPEVASAGIMTIFGVVALVGNGMSLVILRPGQGESLNIRGAFLETLSDLLGAIAVLIAAALIAATGFERADALASLLIGILILPRTMKLLRETVDVLLEATPKDINMAEVRDHIKSTPGVLAVHDLHVWTITSGNPVLSAHVVIEDIVFDRGGAATILDELGECLSGHFDVEHCTFQLEPARHQLHEPTTHQ